TCTGGAGTATAATCACATCCTTACCTCAGGTAATAATCCATTGATGTGTCTGTGATCTTGTTTCGTTTTCTGCATAACTGATTACTGATTCTTGTTGATTTGATTCTTTTACCAGCCTATCGTTGCAGTGCCAGCTTTTTTATGTGCTGATGCATTTAGCAAGTTTTTGCCTTTCTGCACTGGGTTTGCTGCTGGGTGTATGATTTGGATGGTTATTGCTGAAGTGCTTCCTGATGCATTCAAGGTGAATTTGCATGTTGTTGATGTTCATTATCTCAGGAAGATGACTTGTCTTAATTTCTCTTCTCCGTAACCACAACAGGAAGCGTCTCCGTCGCAAGTGGCATCTTCAGCCACAATATCAGTAGCATCCATGGAAGCTCTCAGCACTCTTTTCGAAAACTTCACGCATGATTACAAGTAATACAATGGAATCCAAGCTTTTTGCGTTTGATGGTGTTCTTAAATTTAACTAAAAAGGATTCATTTTCTCCAACCTGCAGCTCAGAGGATGCTTCTGGCTTCTTCGTTTCACTTCTCTTTGGTCTAGGCCCATTGCTTGGGGGAGTGTTTCTGGTTGCATCGGCACTCACCTTCCGTCTCCAGCACGCCCTTCTCATGGGAGTAGCCTCAGGAATTGCGTTTGTCCTAGGTCTCTGGCGTCCGCTTCAACTGCTGCTCTCTGCAAAAATGGGATTCATCCCTCTTGTTAGTCTACTCGCTGTTGGTGCCGTGCTGAGCCATTTCATAAGCTCAACCATCCTGAATGTTACTTCTCGGAAGAAGTCTCGAGCTGGTAGTTTAATCACCCCAGTAACAAATTTTCCAACCAGTGCCATAACACTCCAGTCACTATTAGCGTGTGGAGCGGTTGGTTTCCACGCGCTAGCCGAGGGGCTTGCTCTTGGAGTCGCTGCTCCAAGTGCTTACGGTCTCGGCAGACACATGGTGCTCCCTGTTTCCTTACACGGGCTCCCAAGAGGGACAGCGGTTGCAAGCTGCGTCTTTGGAGCTACAGACAGTTGGCACGCAGCTCTTGCGGCTGCCGCTTTGATCGGGTTTGTGGGACCTGTATCGGCCATAGGATCAATACTAGCTGGGATAGATTACAGTGGATTGGACCACGTGATGATGGTAGCGTGCGGTGGATTGCTGCCTAGCTTCTGGCAGGTGATTAAGAGAGCGGTGAggttagagagaaagaaaggcAGTGTTGGGATGGTGCTGGGAGTTGCGTGTGCTGTTGTGTGTCTGACTTTCACTAGACTGGTCTGTTTGCACACGCCTTACTGCAATTCTGCACCTGAGGCTGTTAGATGATTGAGTTCTTGAAAGTAAAGAGGCTCCTTTTGTGAGCATATGCACTCTCTGATTCTATGTTGTAAGATAGTTACATATACTTTCATGACCCTTTAACTCGTGGCCTTACTGCAATTCTGCACCTGAGGCTGTTAGATGATTGAGTTCTTGAAAGTAAAGAGGCTCCTTTTGTGAGAATATGCACTCTCTGATTCTATGTTGTAAGATAGTTACATATACTTTCATGACCCTTTAACTCGTGGCCTTACTGCAATTCTGCACCTGAGGCTGTTAGATGATTGAGTTCTTGAAAGTAAAGAGGCTCCTTTTGTGAGCATATGCACTCTCTGATTCTATGTTGTAAGATAGTTACATATACTTTCATGACCCTTTAACTCGTGTGTCTGTCTATACAAACTTTGTCGGATTTTAGGATATGTTTTTGAGTGCGAGATTAAGTAGATAGGGGCTTTGGTTTAGCTCTAATCTActggaaaaacaaaaacaaaaacaaaaggatAACAGCAAATACTTTTgacaattatttatataaatacttGATAGTGTTTGTACTTTCTTTCATCATTGGTAATTTAAGACCTTTTACTGATTTATTTTCTTGGTAATGAAGATAAATAAAAGGGTAATTTTCTCatatagtcatttttaattctttttcacaaaaatagattttaaaaaagaaaatgaccaaaataatcttttttattttgaaatttttaatttttattttttatttttttaaatttgaaattctatttccaaaactctatcccttaactctaaactttaagtgtagattagttaaccctatgataaaaatacattttttttgttataaatcaattgatggatgtccataactgGCCCGGTTCATAACCAgcccatacacttagagagagacgacccaaccctagagagagaaaggcggCCACGacttggagagagagaggcggccatgTAGCTTGGAGAAAATGAAACCATATTTCATTTgtatttgtactctttccatattatgtattagtagttttcctaa
The window above is part of the Brassica napus cultivar Da-Ae chromosome C3, Da-Ae, whole genome shotgun sequence genome. Proteins encoded here:
- the LOC106353006 gene encoding putative zinc transporter At3g08650 isoform X1, which translates into the protein MHSGCTKLMLLLFLLLAVFIGNTDADPQWEISHKVRTAPHGDMGRNVIDGSGVEKTLHDVGMGENKRGSHNKVSVSTVALFTLAMAAATGLGAVPFFFVELDPQWAGICNGMAAGVMLAASFDLVKEGQEHGSGNWVVTGILAGALFIWLCKQFLEQYGEVSMLDIKGADAAKVVLVIGIMTLHSFGEGSGVGVSFAGSKGFSQGLLVTLAIAVHNIPEGLAVSMVLASRGVSPQNAMLWSIITSLPQPIVAVPAFLCADAFSKFLPFCTGFAAGCMIWMVIAEVLPDAFKEASPSQVASSATISVASMEALSTLFENFTHDYNSEDASGFFVSLLFGLGPLLGGVFLVASALTFRLQHALLMGVASGIAFVLGLWRPLQLLLSAKMGFIPLVSLLAVGAVLSHFISSTILNVTSRKKSRAGSLITPVTNFPTSAITLQSLLACGAVGFHALAEGLALGVAAPSAYGLGRHMVLPVSLHGLPRGTAVASCVFGATDSWHAALAAAALIGFVGPVSAIGSILAGIDYSGLDHVMMVACGGLLPSFWQVIKRAVRLERKKGSVGMVLGVACAVVCLTFTRLVCLHTPYCNSAPEAVR
- the LOC106353006 gene encoding putative zinc transporter At3g08650 isoform X2, whose amino-acid sequence is MGRNVIDGSGVEKTLHDVGMGENKRGSHNKVSVSTVALFTLAMAAATGLGAVPFFFVELDPQWAGICNGMAAGVMLAASFDLVKEGQEHGSGNWVVTGILAGALFIWLCKQFLEQYGEVSMLDIKGADAAKVVLVIGIMTLHSFGEGSGVGVSFAGSKGFSQGLLVTLAIAVHNIPEGLAVSMVLASRGVSPQNAMLWSIITSLPQPIVAVPAFLCADAFSKFLPFCTGFAAGCMIWMVIAEVLPDAFKEASPSQVASSATISVASMEALSTLFENFTHDYNSEDASGFFVSLLFGLGPLLGGVFLVASALTFRLQHALLMGVASGIAFVLGLWRPLQLLLSAKMGFIPLVSLLAVGAVLSHFISSTILNVTSRKKSRAGSLITPVTNFPTSAITLQSLLACGAVGFHALAEGLALGVAAPSAYGLGRHMVLPVSLHGLPRGTAVASCVFGATDSWHAALAAAALIGFVGPVSAIGSILAGIDYSGLDHVMMVACGGLLPSFWQVIKRAVRLERKKGSVGMVLGVACAVVCLTFTRLVCLHTPYCNSAPEAVR